The Citrus sinensis cultivar Valencia sweet orange chromosome 4, DVS_A1.0, whole genome shotgun sequence DNA segment TTTGGTGATGCTTTGAGTTAAAGGAATTACTTCGATGTTCTGTAAAGAGAAAGGAAATGACTCATCGCTCTGGATGCAACTCAAGCACAACACGGCCTCATCGGCAAGCGAAGTGATCAACGTATCCGGCCATGTTAGCAATGTGTTCACTAAATCTCGACACAGTCCGGAATGTTCAAGCCAAATCCATAACGCAATGACTTGCATGGACTCAATGGAGTTGCGGCCGAGGTAGTGGACAAGCTTAGTGAACAGGATGCGATCTATGTTGTGAAATGTTTTGAATTGTTCTTTTGTCACTGTTAAAGGAGCCAATGAAGAAGAGGAAGCCATTGATGGTCGTTTTTCTGGGGATGACGATGAAATGCTTTGTGGGTTCTTTTTATAGAGACGAATAGCTACGATTAGCGACTGTTGTGAGGGTTAAGGATAGTGCTGTTGCGAAGAGACGCCATTTCGGTGCAGAAATGGAAGAAATGTAAGATATTTTTGTGATAGTGTTTCAAAGGCAACGGTCAAATATAGAAATATGTTTTGGTATTGAGTTGTTTATAGTTTGGTGCTTACATTTTTGCTTCATGATTTTTATGGAAACTATATTGCATGGATTTGGGAAGTTGACAAGGCCGATTTTATTTCACTGccctttttattcttttctctctctccctttttttttcagttaataaaagaaaatttattaaacttgacaaaaagtattatatgtatataataatgtataataataattcataaattggGATGTCAATGTGgataaaagataaacaaagtgaattaatatattaaaaatactaaattcaTTAGAGTtcgtattttttttagttggtCAATAGTTTCTACATTAAAGACTAACTACATTTGTgcgtatatatataattaggtTCATTTAACATTTTCAGGAAAGTAATGGATGCTCATGAGTATAAtgcttctttcttcttctacCTTCTACAAAATTCGAACCAGGTCACATtattagttcaattatgaagAAACttaatgataaaagaattgaatactaaaatataatgttaatttttctttctcatttgcGCATAGTTTTGGTAGTCGTAAATGTGTTTTGTGCCTATGACTACTCGGgttcaaataataattgaggGTAAAAGTTGATGCTTTGATGGCGCTaatctagggatggcaatggggaggggaggggaggggaccaatctccccatacccatccccgatattttgcatatgtccccgtcccctccccatccccgtcagaattgcttgagagaatccccatcccctccccgaataataacaggggatccccgagggtccccggtccccgaataactaatagtctaatacatttttttattttcgattttaaattaatcatattaaaataaactcataccgctattgtaagctcgtaaccaactttgacagcacattaaggcctccaatgtgcttggatgaagtttgttatggtatgggctcacaactctaccactagtgttaaaagctgattcagaagcaactgttgtaattggaattgccaaaatatctctagcaattcgagctaatgtaggatacctattagcatttgtcttccgtcaactcaaaatattaaaatcttccatcTGGGGTAtaactttctcatccaaatatgaatctaattcatctgcaacaaatgcacaatctccattgtttacataatcatcaaaacctgtcatccatttggttgctttcttataagaatcccctgtagatctagtagaagaactactaccagtataatcaaagcaataaacaattggtgaaaacttcaattaatactcTTCAACTAATTCCCGGTAAGGGGTGACCACTTTCCCAACATacaactattttgatatttattatttttaacaatatttataattttgttatttatttattagtaattttaaaaataaaaataaaattaaaaattaaaatggggaaatgggtaggggacggggattccacctcatccccgtcccctccccgaataaaaagttgggtaaaaaattttccccgtcccctccccgaaaaaaaaattgggtataaaattttccccgtaccctccccgaatggggaaaatccccgagggtacccgtccccgtggggatttttgccatccctacgcTAATCCCCACACGAAcctaaaaatagtaataaccaagacaataataataataataataataataataataagaagaagttagaaaaagaaaaattaatagttgcatctagggatggcaaaaatccccacggggacgggtaccctcggggatttttctcattcggggagggtatggggataatttcatacccaatttcatattcggggaagggacgagtaaatttttttaccaaatttcttattcggggaggggacggggatgaggtagaatccccatcccctacccatttccccattttaattttaattttaatttttattttttaaaattactagtaaataaataataaaatttaaattataaaattataaaaattgaaaaaaataaaaaaatatcaaaatatttatattattaaacttttaggcctaattaactaattaaagtcataaatttttatttaggacattaaaaagaccggatagattctattagcccaaaaattttgttttaattttaatattcattaaatattttaaacttaaatctattttttatttatttttagatgttataattacccacagcgaatcacaattttaatatctaatctaatttaatctaatatttgctcttgatttgctccgacTTAACTATTATGATGTAAAGGGAAtaatccacatttataaagtgtccacgccaccattgaaaaagttaattttgaatctaaattcgattttatttgtaacaattttgtattagaatattaatttattcatgatagtttgtaaaagaagtttgtatcccttgcatgctgcgttacttactaatttaatgtatgtgacttttgtaatggatattaatataagatattttttgaactttacttttatttgaattttttattttatatgattaactcaaataaaaaacaaaaaaatgtattagttattcggggatcaaGGACCCTCGGGAATCCCCTATTATTATTCAGGGAGGAGATGAAGATTCTCTTAAGTAATTCTAACAGGGACGGGAAGAGGACGGGGACATACGTAAAATATCGGGGATtgggtacggggagattggtcccctcccctctcctcccaattgccatccctagttgCATCTAATTTTAATGGGCCAAGCGGCCCAAGATCAACCATCTGGGCTCTGGCTCATTCGAGACACTCGCGCTGTTTTGAAATCGAGTGACGCTGACGCTAACAGCCCCTCGCACTGTTTTCTAGACTGAAGTCTGGAGAGAATAGAAGATGAAGTAAAATGACGAGTACCAGAATCGTGTTCAGCAACGGCGTCGTTTCGCAGGCCTCCGATACACCGTCAGTTTCAACTTTCCTTCAAGAACGTCGAGGTGCATACACGACCACACGCACTCACAACAACGGCTCGTGTCTCTTATTTTGGGAACGGCATTTACGACGCCTCGCAAGTTCAGCAAGAATCCTCTACAATTCAAGCCCAAATCTTTTGTTCAAATCACCAACACCATCAGGGCTAGAACCAATACGAACACCATCATCGTCATCTTCACTATCAATGTGGGAATCAATGATTAAGTCTTTAGTTAATGATTCAATGAACGAAGCGTTACCCATTGCGTTGAAAGAGAGGAGAGACGGGGAGGAATTGGCGGTTACAGTTCTTGTTAGTGGGGATTACGGGCAACTGAGTGGAATTGAGAATATGGGCAGTGATGATTTTTTGGGGGTGTTTGATGTGTCTGTGCATTTTAGTGGGTATGTGCCTTTTGTGTTTGGCGTTGAGGGAACTGGGGCCCGCTTGGCTCTGGTGGGTCGTGGAAGGGATGTTGCAGAGGCGAAGTATTCGGATTGGGTAAGGTTAGTTTAAGTTTTGAATCGAGCTTACTtgagatttgaattgattggTTGTAGTAGTATTGTGtccttaaaaatttttttgattttgattcatgTTCATGGAAATTTTGAACCAAAATGAAGGCATTATTAGTTGTTGTTTATTCAATCTTATGCAGGCTCAGGAAGCCTTTGGAGAAGCTGAGGCCACCTTCGGTGACTGAGCTTTTGTTGTCAAATGATGGTGATCAACTGCTGGAAGGCTCGATAACAAACTTTTTCGTTGTTTGTCGTAAGGTGTGTGATTGTCAATCAAATCTTCCGAATCATTGCTGTTGCTTAGTATGAATAGTATCATGAAGTTGAAGTTGAAATATTGCTGGTATGATATGGGGTTGTTAACATTATTAGATATCAGGGGCGATTGAGATTGAGGTTtggcagctgtagcttaaaagttatagcactaaagtgtttagtaaacactaactgcCATACCTTGAAAActatctattatatctttaggcTCTTGTCCATTTTTCCCATGGATAGTACTTGGCTCATTCAAGTTATAAATCACAAATGCTTCTGCAAGACTTAATTGATAAGTGGAGTGGAATTTCAAGTTGACATGTGGCTGTGGATTTGATGTGGGCGTTATGTATCAACTATGCactataaatttcattattaaatgGTTTTATGAAATATGTTCTTAGGATAACAGTGAAGCAGAAGACAAATTCTTGCAAACTTGCAATAATAGCCATAGTTTTGAAGTGCAAACAGCTCCTATAAGTGATGGTGTCCTTCCAGGAGTTATACGCCAACTAGTTATTGAGTAAGCATACCTTCAGTGGAATTTAACTGTGTACTATTTCGATATGCTTATATGAATTGGTTGGGGTGTATTTTGTCAttgcatttttcttaaatactttttattctgTTCAGAGTATGCCGAAGCAAAGGAATTCCAATACGTGAATTAGCTTCATCGTGGTCGCAGCATGAACTCTGGAAAGAGGCATTCATTACAAGTAAATATTCCAGTTCCTTTGATCTTATTGCCCAAAAAAGGTTCgcttatttattacaaatgaTTTAACAACCTAGGATTGGGTTTCCACTCACCTATCTTTGAGCGGAATCATATCTCCACACCTTTGCTTATTACTTTTCTCTAACCCCAGGTGTGTTACTATTTAACGTGGTCACTACCATCGGACATAAGAACCTTTCATAAGCTAAGTTACACTAAGAGTAAACACCGACTTTAAGACTGCTTTCTGAACTGTTAATAGGAAATGACTGCTTTCTGAACTGTTAATAGGAAATGACGTGTAGCAATTATGTGCAACCTTTGTAGGtagatttttgaaattgttcCAGGGCATCATACCATGGATTTCTGGTGGTTATGTTCATTGTTTCATTGCATCAACACTATGCTCCAGTTGCTAGTAAGACCAACTCTTTATGGTGGTTACTGTTGTATTAAATACTGCCTTTTGATGAGGATTGTAAGTAGATATTTCTTGCAGGTAGCTTGAGAGTTTTGCAGCATGTGGAGTCAATTCAAGTCCCAAAGACATGGGAATTGCAGGAATCGGATTGTTGGAATGACATTGCATGGGAGCAGAAATTGTTTGAGGTGCATGAATTTCTGAGTTTCTTTCTAATTCTAACTGCACTAgtaattatatttgaattacTCCTCATTTTCTGCCGCACACCCTGCATTGTATTGGATGACAGGGAGGTCCTGGGATGATCACAAAAACAATCCAGgtgaaatacaaattttcatGCGCTTGCACCAGCCATTGCACTTGATGTGAGGCTGTTTCATATGAAATTATTGCTACCATACACCATTTGCCCTACCCCTCTCTCCTGATTCTGATTCAAATTCTTCACCAAATACAGTAAAATAGAATGAATAACACAATAACTCTACCCGCTCCTcatctttcttttattcttttaattttcatggCTGTTGGTGAAGCAGGAAGAGATCATGGAGAGAGCAGGACTGGGAGGTTATACATTAAAGAGGTGAATCACTCTGTTTCATTTGATCTGCATGGGAATGGTGGAGGAAACTTTAACACTCTGCTGATTCCAAAGTGGAGCCAGTCACTGGTCTTCATTCACTGCTCgccttgtttgtttttgtcacCGCGTGAGGATCCCCAAGTATACGTCCAAACAGAACTGACACCGTCATGGAGATTAAGAAGATGCTGGATTCTTCTTTCatgcatatacatatattcTTCGTATAATGCTTAAGGCCATGTTTGGATGTTGGATTAAAGGTAGGATTAGactaatttaaagaataaaaaaattaatccaatccaGAGTTATGTTTGGCTGTCAGGACTAAAAAATTAGTCcaaattttagtccaacattCATAGGACTATTAATCCTCATTTTCATATGGGTTTAGATAGGATTAGATATTTGATAGTTTAAATTTGTTACTAGTcacaaatttattcaataattcatttttaacttttttagaatttaatattaaattaaatttttaattcaataatttattttaactagtatgtaatatattaaacacaaaaaataattcaatatatttaatttcaataatattaaaatctaaatattaaatttaacaaatagcaatatgatttaaaaaataatatattatttaaatagttattttagcttcattaaattaaatttaataaagtcttgttaccaaacaaaaaacagcctaatccaatttaatctaatccaATCTAATCTTAAGAGTTAATCTAGTTCAATCCGATCTTTCAAATGTAGTCTAAGAGTTAAATTATAGGTTGTATCTTTATCTTTAAAGAATGTTTTACAACCTTTGCTGAAGTCACTGTTACTGAATTTTATGCACATGTAATGGCCCGTCCCCGATTGAGGTTGTGGTTATTGTTGGGCAAAGTATCTATTATCaggaaaaatttagaatacaTCAGAGGTAATACAACCAACTAATGtatatatgatatatgtatttaaatttaatataatcataatttacattataattttttaaaataaataaatatatattataacattatttgtttattgtaGGCTGACATGATACCTTAAATGTATTCTAGAAGCTTCTTCTATCATCATCGAGAGCCActgttatttgaaaattaatgctTGCCCCCTCAACCTCTCCTTTATTGTTCTAATCAAATATAACTGagtagaaatttttaattattttttcaactgTTTTTTCGGCCGAAATATCGTCAATATTTGATCATGGAAGTATAATTATATACTCTCTATGTACGCTGAAAGtgtctaatatttttaactcATTTCAAAGTAGATTTAGTGCTAAActcaaatattcaaattacATTGCAAATAGTtgatttaagaatttttagtaaatattttattgtaaacATCAATAGAGTTATATTGATAATGATGGGAAAAAGTCCTTTTCATCCCTAGGGTTTCATGCAATAGTTCATTTtatcattactttttaaaCAATAGCTCTAAACATCCTTCTGCTAACTCACCATTGATTTTTTACCATTAACTAGCAATTCATTGAGggcaaaataagatttttcattaatgtgatacaaactatattaaaataaaatttttacacaattaaataacactacaaaatatgtaaaattcattaatttattcttaaatgcAATCAAAGATGAAATAGTTTGATATAGCCActaaataatcatcataaGTAATAAACcgtaattaacacaatatttttaaattattgggaaaaaaattcaaaaatacaaCTAATTTTGTGTGTGCTTGCACATATTGAATATCTTcttaatcttgaacaaatttttattttgaactttaccGCCACTCTTCTTTGATCATTATTATCTCCCCAAGTGCATACTACTATCTGCTTAAGTCCGCTCATAGTGCAATTAAAGAGTATacttatacaaatataaaaattataattattttttgtacttaGATTTAGAGTTTATAAGACTTTCATACCGATAAAAATAGAGAGGAGTGCAAAATAATTACttgaaatataagtttttcatattttcgGTATTTCTTGTTTAGtgaaattagataaaaattatttttaattatatgtcaaattttatttttaaaaaatttttgctttaatgaaaaatccatttttaatctcaatgaattgctaataaataacatttaaCTAATGGTGAATtaatataatgatattttgggctattatttaaagagtataaataaaatgggcTATTGCATGAAACTCTGATGATAAGGGTCTTTTCCCTTATAATGGTAGATAGGCTTTAGAGGCCATTGATTGCATTAAATTCAGAGAGTTTATGAGATaatcaatgaaataatttatgtcGTAAATTTCCAGTAAGCTCTAAAGATCCTCAATTTACACGTTTGTGTCGTGATTTTCAAGCCAAAAGATTTCCAATTAGTAGTATACAATCTCATAtattagattaaataaatatattaatatctcACCTCCGTTTTCAATGTGTGACATTACAGCCTTCACATGCAACacattttatgataaattttgcaatttatatattacaaggaaaagaaaatttttattaaagatgAATATTTCGgaacgaaaaaaaaatcacttcaGCTCAGAAACAGTGTTTTCATTTTACTGTCGGTGACTTCATTTTGTCTTGTccatgtttgaaaattttaaataaaaaaagagagagagagaaaaatcagAGTCCGGTAAAAaagggccaaaaaaaaaaaaaaaaaaaaaagaggtgaCTGGTCACGTTTTTGTTTTTCGTTCACATTGATTGGTCACTTCACTTTTCCAGTAAAACAAGCACAAGAAACGTGTGTGGGACCGCCTCTGTATGTAAAAAACGTAGGGACCCGCATCAATAAATCAGCCAATCCAACGGCTCTGATCCATAAAACACCACTCCCCAAACAACCCAAAAGATCTACGAGATCACCATCGTCATCATCCTCGCATCTCTCCCTCCCTCTCTTCTCCATCGTCagattttctttctccttaaaaaccaaaaccaaaatcaaatcaaattaaaccaaaaaaaaaaactattaaaaataaacaaatcataattcataacCAATCGCCACCTCCCTCTCCCCCCTTCTCCAAACTCGCGCGCCAAATACAAAAACTCTGGTATCTCGCTCTCTTTATATGATCACAAGTTTATCTTacgatgattttttttaaatcttcattatttcaatattttagtttcatgttttaaattttaagttttgtataaaatatgtatacaTCCATGGTAATAATTGATTATGCGCAAGGATGTTTATGATTATGTGTGTATGTtttgtatgtgtgtgtgtgtatctgATGGCGGAAAGATCGAGGGATCATtcgttgttattttttatgttatatatatGCACGTATGTGTGAATCACGTGTACATACATGATGCATGATGCATGATGCATGTGCAATCTAGGGATCGCGTTTTTGAGTTATTTTTGATGAGTCggtttttttttgtgatattttttaggGGATTTTATTGGTCGGAGATGGCGGAAGCACCGACGAGTCCGGCGGGAGGTAGCCACGAGAGCGGGGGAGAGCAGAGCCCGCACGCTGGGGGAGTGAGAGAGCAGGACAGGTATTTGCCAATAGCTAACATTAGCAGGATCATGAAGAAGGCTTTGCCTGCTAATGGCAAGATCGCTAAGGATGCTAAGGATACTGTACAGGAATGTGTCTCTGAGTTCATCAGCTTCATTACCAGCGAGTATGTAATGCAATTCAATTCTATTTCTGTTaattgcttttatttattattaatactgttttctttttggtgatAATTGGTTGGTCAATTTTATAACAGCGAATTGGTGTGTTTGGAAAGTGTGTAGCTGGCTCGATTTTGATTTGAGAATGTGATGgtgttttggaaaataaagGTCCTATAGTTTGGTGGAAGGTGTCAGCTTTGGAAagtggtttttttttgttttttt contains these protein-coding regions:
- the LOC102625939 gene encoding uncharacterized protein LOC102625939 isoform X1, whose product is MTSTRIVFSNGVVSQASDTPSVSTFLQERRGAYTTTRTHNNGSCLLFWERHLRRLASSARILYNSSPNLLFKSPTPSGLEPIRTPSSSSSLSMWESMIKSLVNDSMNEALPIALKERRDGEELAVTVLVSGDYGQLSGIENMGSDDFLGVFDVSVHFSGYVPFVFGVEGTGARLALVGRGRDVAEAKYSDWVRLRKPLEKLRPPSVTELLLSNDGDQLLEGSITNFFVVCRKDNSEAEDKFLQTCNNSHSFEVQTAPISDGVLPGVIRQLVIEVCRSKGIPIRELASSWSQHELWKEAFITSSLRVLQHVESIQVPKTWELQESDCWNDIAWEQKLFEGGPGMITKTIQEEIMERAGLGGYTLKR
- the LOC102625939 gene encoding uncharacterized protein LOC102625939 isoform X4: MTSTRIVFSNGVVSQASDTPSVSTFLQERRGAYTTTRTHNNGSCLLFWERHLRRLASSARILYNSSPNLLFKSPTPSGLEPIRTPSSSSSLSMWESMIKSLVNDSMNEALPIALKERRDGEELAVTVLVSGDYGQLSGIENMGSDDFLGVFDVSVHFSGYVPFVFGVEGTGARLALVGRGRDVAEAKYSDWVRLRKPLEKLRPPSVTELLLSNDGDQLLEGSITNFFVVCRKDNSEAEDKFLQTCNNSHSFEVQTAPISDGVLPGVIRQLVIEVCRSKGIPIRELASSWSQHELWKEAFITSVLLFNVVTTIGHKNLS
- the LOC102625939 gene encoding uncharacterized protein LOC102625939 isoform X2, translating into MTSTRIVFSNGVVSQASDTPSVSTFLQERRGAYTTTRTHNNGSCLLFWERHLRRLASSARILYNSSPNLLFKSPTPSGLEPIRTPSSSSSLSMWESMIKSLVNDSMNEALPIALKERRDGEELAVTVLVSGDYGQLSGIENMGSDDFLGVFDVSVHFSGYVPFVFGVEGTGARLALVGRGRDVAEAKYSDWVRLRKPLEKLRPPSVTELLLSNDGDQLLEGSITNFFVVCRKDNSEAEDKFLQTCNNSHSFEVQTAPISDGVLPGVIRQLVIEVCRSKGIPIRELASSWSQHELWKEAFITSSLRVLQHVESIQVPKTWELQESDCWNDIAWEQKLFEGGPGMITKTIQVKYKFSCACTSHCT
- the LOC102625939 gene encoding uncharacterized protein LOC102625939 isoform X3; protein product: MTSTRIVFSNGVVSQASDTPSVSTFLQERRGAYTTTRTHNNGSCLLFWERHLRRLASSARILYNSSPNLLFKSPTPSGLEPIRTPSSSSSLSMWESMIKSLVNDSMNEALPIALKERRDGEELAVTVLVSGDYGQLSGIENMGSDDFLGVFDVSVHFSGYVPFVFGVEGTGARLALVGRGRDVAEAKYSDWVRLRKPLEKLRPPSVTELLLSNDGDQLLEGSITNFFVVCRKDNSEAEDKFLQTCNNSHSFEVQTAPISDGVLPGVIRQLVIEVCRSKGIPIRELASSWSQHELWKEAFITSSLRVLQHVESIQVPKTWELQESDCWNDIAWEQKLFEEEIMERAGLGGYTLKR